One Rosa chinensis cultivar Old Blush chromosome 3, RchiOBHm-V2, whole genome shotgun sequence DNA window includes the following coding sequences:
- the LOC112193161 gene encoding uncharacterized protein LOC112193161 isoform X1, with product MAYIPPHKRNSNGAERPWPTPDKLAPLFKRNVNVRSSKSNDNWTGKVVWADQAISKWCALGLDDDTQFPSSVNLELISLETIEHKIGEKRLALMNSGLATGSEVKWDLPKSPWVYIAENVLEDLIASFDNMRKEMESPKLEELKPNLVARVGKVLFHRSPSVNQESLRENLTTNMLKNWKRSFYTNVPVSYTEKIVNEVVPNIGVDLEWEKDMYQVKLADSTTPDSTLLCKCSVKADGKLQLYKVELNQLRNMVVDMSVPNKNLDLRLMLNMKRVVTTHTDDEMQSIRDLVDSAITDPDVKGGLRWPLEKTCSGKYNVVGAWHVRAKVYKNQSLRFNVRHADRFDFRTSIGEASWEISLRLKKLVSKLKEEKVEVGSVSEMLEENMKFIYDNFLSCERFFT from the exons ATGGCTTACATCCCACCACACAAGCGAAACTCAAATGGAGCTGAGAGGCCGTGGCCAACTCCGGACAAGCTTGCTCCTTTATTTAAGAGAAATGTAAATGTAAGGTCATCGAAGTCTAATGATAATTGGACTGGGAAGGTAGTTTGGGCAGACCAAGCCATTTCGAAATGGTGTGCACTCGGTTTGGATGATGACACCCAGTTTCCATCTTCTGTTAATCTTGAACTCATTTCCTTGGAAACCATTGAGCACAAAATCGGAGAAAAGCGTCTAGCTTTAATGAATTCTGGTCTTGCTACTG GTAGTGAGGTGAAATGGGACTTGCCAAAGAGTCCTTGGGTGTATATAGCCGAGAATGTGCTTGAAGACCTAATTGCGTCTTTTGACAATATGAGGAAGGAAATGGAGTCCCCAAAGTTAGAAGAACTGAAGCCTAATTTGGTTGCTCGAGTTGGAAAAGTTCTCTTCCATAG GAGCCCTTCAGTTAACCAGGAATCTCTGAGAGAAAACTTGACTACAAATATGTTGAAAAATTGGAAGAGATCATTTTACACAAATGTTCCTGTTTCCTATACGGAGAAGATTGTAAACGAAGTTGTCCCGAATATTGGGGTTGATCTTGAATGGGAGAAAGATATGTACCAAGTAAAG TTGGCTGATTCCACAACACCAGATTCAACTCTCCTCTGCAAATGTAGTGTGAAAGCAGATGGAAAGCTACAACTCTACAAG GTCGAACTAAACCAACTGCGTAATATGGTGGTGGATATGTCCGTCCCTAATAAGAATCTGGACCTGAGACTGATGTTAAACATGAAGAGAGTCGTAACAACTCACACT GATGATGAGATGCAAAGCATTAGGGATCTGGTTGATTCTGCAATTACAGATCCAGATGTGAAGGGTGGGTTGAGATGGCCCCTGGAGAAGACATGTTCTGGAAAGTACAACGTTGTTGGGGCCTGGCATGTAAGAGCCAAAGTATATAAAAATCAGTCATTAAGATTTAATGTCAGGCATGCCGATCGATTTGATTTCAGAACCTCAATTGGTGAAGCTTCTTGGGAGATCAGCCTGAGGTTGAAAAAGCTAGTCTCAAAGTTGAAG gAAGAGAAGGTTGAAGTTGGCTCGGTTTCTGAGATGCTGGAGGAAAATATGAAGTTCATATATGACAACTTCTTAAGCTGTGAAAGATTTTTCACATGA
- the LOC112193161 gene encoding uncharacterized protein LOC112193161 isoform X2 translates to MAYIPPHKRNSNGAERPWPTPDKLAPLFKRNVNVRSSKSNDNWTGKVVWADQAISKWCALGLDDDTQFPSSVNLELISLETIEHKIGEKRLALMNSGLATEGSEVKWDLPKSPWVYIAENVLEDLIASFDNMRKEMESPKLEELKPNLVARVGKVLFHRSPSVNQESLRENLTTNMLKNWKRSFYTNVPVSYTEKIVNEVVPNIGVDLEWEKDMYQVKLADSTTPDSTLLCKCSVKADGKLQLYKVELNQLRNMVVDMSVPNKNLDLRLMLNMKRVVTTHTDDEMQSIRDLVDSAITDPDVKGGLRWPLEKTCSGKYNVVGAWHVRAKVYKNQSLRFNVRHADRFDFRTSIGEASWEISLRLKKLVSKLKEEKVEVGSVSEMLEENMKFIYDNFLSCERFFT, encoded by the exons ATGGCTTACATCCCACCACACAAGCGAAACTCAAATGGAGCTGAGAGGCCGTGGCCAACTCCGGACAAGCTTGCTCCTTTATTTAAGAGAAATGTAAATGTAAGGTCATCGAAGTCTAATGATAATTGGACTGGGAAGGTAGTTTGGGCAGACCAAGCCATTTCGAAATGGTGTGCACTCGGTTTGGATGATGACACCCAGTTTCCATCTTCTGTTAATCTTGAACTCATTTCCTTGGAAACCATTGAGCACAAAATCGGAGAAAAGCGTCTAGCTTTAATGAATTCTGGTCTTGCTACTG AAGGTAGTGAGGTGAAATGGGACTTGCCAAAGAGTCCTTGGGTGTATATAGCCGAGAATGTGCTTGAAGACCTAATTGCGTCTTTTGACAATATGAGGAAGGAAATGGAGTCCCCAAAGTTAGAAGAACTGAAGCCTAATTTGGTTGCTCGAGTTGGAAAAGTTCTCTTCCATAG GAGCCCTTCAGTTAACCAGGAATCTCTGAGAGAAAACTTGACTACAAATATGTTGAAAAATTGGAAGAGATCATTTTACACAAATGTTCCTGTTTCCTATACGGAGAAGATTGTAAACGAAGTTGTCCCGAATATTGGGGTTGATCTTGAATGGGAGAAAGATATGTACCAAGTAAAG TTGGCTGATTCCACAACACCAGATTCAACTCTCCTCTGCAAATGTAGTGTGAAAGCAGATGGAAAGCTACAACTCTACAAG GTCGAACTAAACCAACTGCGTAATATGGTGGTGGATATGTCCGTCCCTAATAAGAATCTGGACCTGAGACTGATGTTAAACATGAAGAGAGTCGTAACAACTCACACT GATGATGAGATGCAAAGCATTAGGGATCTGGTTGATTCTGCAATTACAGATCCAGATGTGAAGGGTGGGTTGAGATGGCCCCTGGAGAAGACATGTTCTGGAAAGTACAACGTTGTTGGGGCCTGGCATGTAAGAGCCAAAGTATATAAAAATCAGTCATTAAGATTTAATGTCAGGCATGCCGATCGATTTGATTTCAGAACCTCAATTGGTGAAGCTTCTTGGGAGATCAGCCTGAGGTTGAAAAAGCTAGTCTCAAAGTTGAAG gAAGAGAAGGTTGAAGTTGGCTCGGTTTCTGAGATGCTGGAGGAAAATATGAAGTTCATATATGACAACTTCTTAAGCTGTGAAAGATTTTTCACATGA
- the LOC112194717 gene encoding probable receptor-like protein kinase At1g11050, with product MALARHLTILFIATYLVQTLSLSPDDRSGSCVLNFTSYPYQPTGECISKNAKLKISVWNSWTTNLCCRNVLTTLSRALAFQAFIRQGGVFVSDVEWNNCTGSFVRQDVSADQCGFNGLYYGSSNCANVNLADIKQEQVYQQALNDCSQLSNASSSFNASCGTCTTSLLILKQHLSNKYYQKNDGNKTENSICGVAAVISVAAGNINNSLSMDNYFACLTKLEKFEPGYFKLTYALVEAVFSILIAITGIWLIVLLVKYVTKKKPLKPVLSGSTTAWSGLYRFSKAEIENAINYGPERKNLGRGSAGHVYKGVLPSGQVVAVKHINKSNISDSFTREVEGLSRVRHPNLVCLFGCCVEGGEQYLVYEYCSSGNLAQHLLRNDPVLTWERRVKILRDCALALRYLHHYIDGCIVHRDIKLTNILLTANMDPKLSDFGLAKMLGMEESKVFTDVRGTIGYMDPEYMTNAKLTCASDVYSFGIVCLQLLSGQKVFELDLDARDQLTRKAKDVSMNKRPPEDLEDPRLNGNVNKADFESILQIAVLCVAKSSKGRPTIDVVFEEMEKAWKNTAAEMLRVGNDGVVLGMVILVVFGIDDCGCIVVVDVGVRIDWSWRSTNSYYGYGGMVDNEEITDEVGEREETGAREKERE from the exons ATGGCGTTAGCAAGACACCTCACCATTTTGTTCATTGCCACTTATCTTGTCCAAACCCTTTCACTATCACCAGATGATCGCTCAG GAAGTTGTGTGCTCAACTTTACATCCTACCCATACCAACCAACTGgggaatgtataagtaaaaatGCCAAGCTGAAAATAAGCGTCTGGAACAGCTGGACAACAAATCTGTGCTGTCGAAATGTGCTCACCACTTTGTCTCGAGCCTTGGCCTTCCAAGCATTTATAAGGCAGGGCGGTGTctttgtttccgatgtggaatGGAATAACTGCACTGGCTCATTTGTTCGTCAGGACGTGTCTGCCGATCAGTGTGGCTTTAATGGTCTTTACTATGGCAGCAGCAACTGCGCCAACGTAAACTTGGCAGACATTAAGCAAGAGCAGGTGTACCAACAGGCATTGAACGATTGCTCTCAACTCAGCAATGCTTCATCATCATTCAATGCTTCTTGTGGCACTTGCACCACTTCCTTGTTAATTCTTAAGCAACATTTATCCAATAAATATTATCAGAAGAATGATGgaaacaaaactgaaaattccATATGCGGTGTGGCGGCAGTTATCTCTGTTGCAGCCGGGAACATCAACAATTCCCTTTCTATGGACAATTACTTTGCGTGTTTGACAAAGTTAGAGAAGTTCG AACCAGGTTACTTCAAACTCACGT ATGCCCTGGTAGAAGCAGTATTTTCGATCTTGATAGCCATCACTGGAATATGGCTGATAGTCCTGCTGGTAAAATACGTGACGAAGAAGAAGCCCCTAAAACCGGTCCTCTCAGGATCGACTACTGCATGGTCTGGCCTGTACAGATTCTCCAAGGCTGAGATTGAGAATGCCATAAATTATGGACCTGAAAGAAAGAACCTCGGACGAGGAAGTGCCGGTCATGTTTATAAAGGGGTTCTTCCGAGTGGACAAGTTGTGGCCGTTAAGCACATAAACAAGAGTAACATATCTGATTCTTTTACAAGAGAAGTGGAAGGGCTTTCAAGGGTTCGACACCCGAACTTGGTTTGCCTCTTTGGTTGCTGTGTTGAAGGCGGGGAGCAATATCTTGTGTATGAATATTGCTCATCAGGGAATCTAGCTCAACATCTCCTAA GAAACGACCCTGTGTTAACATGGGAAAGAAGGGTTAAGATTCTCAGAGACTGTGCACTTGCTTTGAGGTATCTCCACCACTATATTGATGGCTGCATAGTTCACAGAGATATCAAG CTTACAAACATCCTTTTGACTGCGAACATGGACCCCAAGCTATCTGATTTTGGGTTGGCAAAGATGTTGGGGATGGAGGAGAGCAAAGTATTTACAGATGTTAGAGGAACAATAGGGTATATGGATCCAGAGTACATGACCAATGCTAAATTAACCTGTGCCAGTGATGTCTATAGTTTTGGTATCGTTTGCCTGCAACTTCTTTCAGGCCAAAAAGTATTTGAGCTTGATCTTGATGCGAGAGATCAACTCACAAGAAAG GCAAAGGATGTGAGTATGAACAAGCGTCCACCCGAGGATCTTGAAGATCCAAGACTAAATGGAAATGTCAACAAGGCAGACTTTGAATCGATTCTACAAATTGCAGTACTTTGTGTTGCCAAATCAAGCAAGGGTCGCCCTACGATTGACGTTGTCTTTGAAGAGATGGAAAAGGCTTGGAAGAACACTGCTGCTGAAATG CTGCGAGTAGGAAACGACGGCGTAGTTTTGGGGATGGTGATCCTCGTCGTCTTCGGAATTGACGACTGCGGCTGCATCGTAGTCGTCGATGTTGGTGTCCGAATCGACTGGTCGTGGAGGAGCACCAATAGCTACTATGGATATGGAGGCATGGTGGACAACGAAGAAATCACGGATGAAGTTGGTGAGAGAGAGGAGACGGGGGCtcgagagaaggagagagagtaa
- the LOC112194873 gene encoding transcription factor MYB113, which yields MGGIPWTKEEDQLLRKCIEKYGEGKWHRIPHLAGLNRCRKSCRLRWLNYLRPNIKRGSFEQEEVELIIQLQRLLGNRWSLVAARLPGRTGNDVKNYWNCHLSKKLNAQETHGDHQKINHAGNNNLQVIRPQASKYASSNSKRSMISSTLEDQTCQALEECSNASVAMLCNIDKDQGQISQIVEREDSNNLCVEEEHEGNNDFMGDLGMVDLDQFEQVIEQYDQEFNNKNKKWEWDDSILDMDLWVTDSS from the exons atgggtggTATTCCCTGGACTAAGGAAGAGGATCAGTTGCTGAGGAAATGCATAGAGAAGTATGGAGAAGGCAAATGGCATCGAATTCCTCACTTAGCCG GTCTAAACAGGTGCCGTAAGAGCTGCAGGCTTCGGTGGCTAAACTACCTTCGGCCGAACATCAAGAGAGGGAGCTTTGAACAAGAGGAAGTTGAGCTCATCATCCAGCTCCAAAGGCTCTTGGGAAACAG GTGGTCATTAGTTGCAGCTAGGCTTCCGGGAAGGACTGGTAATGATGTGAAGAACTATTGGAATTGTCACTTGAGCAAAAAGCTAAATGCTCAAGAAACTCATGGTGATCATCAGAAGATTAATCATGCAGGGAATAATAATTTACAAGTCATAAGACCCCAAGCTTCAAAATACGCCAGCTCAAACTCAAAGAGGTCAATGATAAGTAGTACTCTTGAGGATCAAACTTGCCAAGCCTTGGAAGAATGTAGCAATGCATCAGTGGCAATGCTCTGCAATATTGATAAAGATCAGGGGCAGATCAGTCAGATAGTTGAGAGAGAGGATAGCAACAATCTATGTGTGGAAGAAGAACATGAGGGGAACAATGACTTCATGGGTGATTTGGGAATGGTAGACCTTGATCAATTTGAACAAGTTATAGAGCAATATGATCAAGagttcaacaacaaaaacaagaaatggGAGTGGGATGACTCCATCTTGGACATGGACCTTTGGGTTACTGATTCTTCTTAA
- the LOC112193162 gene encoding uncharacterized protein LOC112193162 isoform X2: protein MAYIPPHKRSSNEAERPFPTPDKLAPLFKRNVNVRSSKSNDNWTGKVVWADQAISKWCALGLDDDTQFPSSVNLELISLETIEHKIGEKRLALMNSGLATGSEVKWDLPKSPWVYIAENVLEDLIASFDNMRKEMESPKLEELKPNLIARVGKVLFHRNPSVNLESLRENLTTKMLKNWRRSFYTNVPVSYTEKIVNKVVPNIGVDFESEKDIYLVKLADSTTPDSTLLCKCSVKADGKLQLYKVELNQMRNMVMDISIPNKNLDLRLMLNLKRVVTTQTDDETQSIRDLVDAAIADPDVKGGLRWPLEKTSSGKYNVVGAWHVRAKVYKNQSLRFKVRHADRFDFGTSIGEASWEISLRLKKLGSKLKEEKVDVDSVSEMLEENMKFIYDNFLSCESFLT, encoded by the exons ATGGCTTACATCCCACCACACAAGCGAAGCTCAAACGAAGCTGAGAGGCCGTTTCCAACTCCAGACAAGCTTGCTCCTTTGTTTAAGAGAAATGTAAATGTAAGGTCATCAAAGTCTAATGATAATTGGACTGGGAAGGTAGTTTGGGCAGACCAAGCCATTTCGAAATGGTGTGCACTTGGTTTGGATGATGACACCCAGTTTCCATCATCTGTTAATCTTGAACTCATTTCCTTGGAAACCATTGAGCACAAAATCGGAGAAAAGCGTCTAGCTTTAATGAATTCTGGTCTTGCTACTG GTAGTGAGGTGAAATGGGACCTGCCAAAGAGTCCTTGGGTGTATATAGCAGAGAATGTGCTTGAAGACCTAATTGCGTCTTTTGACAATATGAGGAAGGAAATGGAGTCTCCAAAGTTAGAAGAACTGAAGCCTAATTTGATTGCTCGAGTTGGAAAAGTTCTCTTCCATAG GAACCCTTCAGTTAACCTGGAATCTCTGAGAGAAAATTTAACTACAAAAATGTTGAAAAATTGGAGGAGATCATTTTACACAAATGTTCCTGTTTCCTATACGGAGAAGATTGTAAACAAAGTTGTCCCGAATATTGGAGTTGATTTTGAATCGGAGAAAGATATATACCTAGTAAAG TTGGCTGATTCCACAACACCAGATTCAACTCTCCTCTGCAAATGTAGTGTGAAGGCAGATGGAAAACTACAACTCTACAAG GTCGAACTAAACCAAATGCGTAATATGGTGATGGATATATCCATCCCTAATAAGAATCTGGACCTGAGACTGATGTTAAACCTGAAGAGAGTTGTAACAACTCAGACT GATGATGAGACGCAAAGCATTAGGGATCTGGTTGATGCTGCAATTGCAGATCCAGATGTGAAGGGTGGGTTGAGATGGCCCCTGGAGAAGACATCTTCTGGAAAGTACAATGTTGTTGGGGCCTGGCATGTAAGAGCCAAAGTATATAAAAATCAGTCATTAAGATTTAAGGTCAGGCATGCCGATCGATTTGATTTTGGAACCTCAATTGGTGAAGCATCTTGGGAGATCAGTCTGAGGTTGAAAAAGCTAGGCTCAAAGTTGAAG GAAGAGAAGGTTGACGTCGACTCGGTTTCTGAGATGCTGGAGGAAAATATGAAGTTCATATATGACAACTTCTTAAGCTGTGAAAGTTTTCTCACATGA
- the LOC112193162 gene encoding uncharacterized protein LOC112193162 isoform X1 has translation MAYIPPHKRSSNEAERPFPTPDKLAPLFKRNVNVRSSKSNDNWTGKVVWADQAISKWCALGLDDDTQFPSSVNLELISLETIEHKIGEKRLALMNSGLATEGSEVKWDLPKSPWVYIAENVLEDLIASFDNMRKEMESPKLEELKPNLIARVGKVLFHRNPSVNLESLRENLTTKMLKNWRRSFYTNVPVSYTEKIVNKVVPNIGVDFESEKDIYLVKLADSTTPDSTLLCKCSVKADGKLQLYKVELNQMRNMVMDISIPNKNLDLRLMLNLKRVVTTQTDDETQSIRDLVDAAIADPDVKGGLRWPLEKTSSGKYNVVGAWHVRAKVYKNQSLRFKVRHADRFDFGTSIGEASWEISLRLKKLGSKLKEEKVDVDSVSEMLEENMKFIYDNFLSCESFLT, from the exons ATGGCTTACATCCCACCACACAAGCGAAGCTCAAACGAAGCTGAGAGGCCGTTTCCAACTCCAGACAAGCTTGCTCCTTTGTTTAAGAGAAATGTAAATGTAAGGTCATCAAAGTCTAATGATAATTGGACTGGGAAGGTAGTTTGGGCAGACCAAGCCATTTCGAAATGGTGTGCACTTGGTTTGGATGATGACACCCAGTTTCCATCATCTGTTAATCTTGAACTCATTTCCTTGGAAACCATTGAGCACAAAATCGGAGAAAAGCGTCTAGCTTTAATGAATTCTGGTCTTGCTACTG AAGGTAGTGAGGTGAAATGGGACCTGCCAAAGAGTCCTTGGGTGTATATAGCAGAGAATGTGCTTGAAGACCTAATTGCGTCTTTTGACAATATGAGGAAGGAAATGGAGTCTCCAAAGTTAGAAGAACTGAAGCCTAATTTGATTGCTCGAGTTGGAAAAGTTCTCTTCCATAG GAACCCTTCAGTTAACCTGGAATCTCTGAGAGAAAATTTAACTACAAAAATGTTGAAAAATTGGAGGAGATCATTTTACACAAATGTTCCTGTTTCCTATACGGAGAAGATTGTAAACAAAGTTGTCCCGAATATTGGAGTTGATTTTGAATCGGAGAAAGATATATACCTAGTAAAG TTGGCTGATTCCACAACACCAGATTCAACTCTCCTCTGCAAATGTAGTGTGAAGGCAGATGGAAAACTACAACTCTACAAG GTCGAACTAAACCAAATGCGTAATATGGTGATGGATATATCCATCCCTAATAAGAATCTGGACCTGAGACTGATGTTAAACCTGAAGAGAGTTGTAACAACTCAGACT GATGATGAGACGCAAAGCATTAGGGATCTGGTTGATGCTGCAATTGCAGATCCAGATGTGAAGGGTGGGTTGAGATGGCCCCTGGAGAAGACATCTTCTGGAAAGTACAATGTTGTTGGGGCCTGGCATGTAAGAGCCAAAGTATATAAAAATCAGTCATTAAGATTTAAGGTCAGGCATGCCGATCGATTTGATTTTGGAACCTCAATTGGTGAAGCATCTTGGGAGATCAGTCTGAGGTTGAAAAAGCTAGGCTCAAAGTTGAAG GAAGAGAAGGTTGACGTCGACTCGGTTTCTGAGATGCTGGAGGAAAATATGAAGTTCATATATGACAACTTCTTAAGCTGTGAAAGTTTTCTCACATGA
- the LOC112195086 gene encoding uncharacterized protein LOC112195086, protein MIAQFSDSVVFRFFSTLFVEEEISPMRNSGFSSTVPERAESEIRKSYEEDDDDDDDSEFFDVGDIEISEPNFVFKFEYQTWEILKTPEKADVIGDYVAFQAQKNTSSSCFIEESENGSAQKSNCGSIEATDVDEGKSAQGFTEGFDQLVREVQVHEEKGADQGFGDGAFEEEEVEKKSVIEEDSVSDDEEGSESQEEVDVNNEEMSHSDEESDSTGDEKLATSHEDELVSEENFVSSESDSDLICSSLDEDEVGALEDIGLHEPDGFDEEDDDIMEQVRELEELCTTDGQNSKGSEPKGEEKLVDDYNGSEDSDTLDVLWEHQELIDQLKMELKTVRATTGLPTIFEESESLDMDDLKPLKIDEKYQHGDRMRVLHKFYKSYRTRMRKLDILSYQKSYAIGVLQSKNPLRPFSSYKSSTPAIKSFLSNWRLCRPKIDCDPIVKFIKDVHSDLELVYVGQLCLSWEFLQWQYEKALELLESAPNQIHSYNEVAEELQHFQVLLQRFIEDEHFQGARVENYVKNRCAMHKLLQVPVIREDKSEEGKKEDAITTDSLVEMLRESIRTIWRFIRADKNANITTACRKRSLDGDCLDPELLVEVQADLRKKERKLKELLRSENRIIKRFQKHEEGGEEEEDSGDHGHHNFFSQVDIRLVSRVLNMSTITQEQLVWCQSKLSEIHFVKRKIHVDPSFLLFPC, encoded by the coding sequence ATGATTGCTCAGTTTTCCGACTCCGTTGTGTTCAGATTCTTCAGCACACTCTTCGTCGAAGAAGAGATTTCTCCGATGAGGAATTCCGGTTTCTCTAGCACTGTACCGGAAAGAGCTGAATCTGAGATTCGGAAAAGTtacgaagaagatgatgatgatgatgatgattcagAATTCTTTGATGTTGGTGATATAGAGATCTCAGAGCCAAATTTCGTGTTTAAATTTGAGTACCAGACTTGGGAAATATTAAAAACACCGGAAAAAGCGGATGTAATTGGTGATTATGTAGCTTTTCAGGCCCAAAAGAATACTAGTAGTAGTTGCTTCATTGAAGAATCAGAAAATGGGTCTGCTCAGAAATCAAATTGTGGTTCTATCGAAGCAACTGATGTTGATGAAGGAAAAAGTGCTCAGGGTTTTACCGAGGGTTTTGACCAATTGGTTAGAGAAGTACAAGTTCATGAGGAAAAAGGTGCTGATCAGGGTTTTGGAGATGGTGCATTTGAGGAAGAGGAGGTAGAGAAGAAATCAGTGATTGAAGAAGATTCTGTTTCGGACGACGAAGAAGGATCGGAGAGTCAGGAAGAAGTAGATGTTAATAATGAAGAAATGTCTCATTCAGATGAGGAAAGTGATAGTACTGGTGATGAGAAACTGGCTACTAGTCATGAAGATGAGTTGGTTTCGGAAGAGAACTTTGTTAGTTCGGAATCTGATTCTGATTTGATTTGCTCAAGTCTAGATGAGGATGAAGTAGGTGCTTTGGAAGACATTGGATTGCACGAGCCTGATGgttttgatgaagaagatgatgatataATGGAACAAGTTAGAGAACTAGAAGAGTTGTGTACGACTGATGGTCAAAACTCGAAAGGGTCCGAACCTAAAGGAGAAGAAAAGCTAGTGGATGATTATAATGGTTCCGAGGATTCAGACACATTGGATGTTTTGTGGGAACACCAAGAGTTGATAGACCAGTTGAAAATGGAGCTCAAGACAGTCAGAGCTACAACTGGTCTGCCTACAATTTTTGAAGAATCCGAGTCTCTGGATATGGATGACTTGAAGCCACTCAAGATTGATGAAAAATACCAACACGGAGATAGAATGAGGGTGCTTCACAAGTTCTACAAGAGTTACAGGACTCGAATGCGCAAGTTGGATATTTTGAGTTACCAGAAGTCATATGCAATAGGTGTCCTGCAGTCTAAGAATCCACTTAGACCGTTTTCGAGCTACAAATCCTCAACTCCAGCAATCAAGTCCTTTCTTTCCAACTGGAGGCTATGTAGACCCAAAATAGATTGTGATCCAATTGTTAAGTTCATTAAGGATGTGCATAGTGACTTGGAATTGGTCTATGTAGGGCAGTTGTGCCTTTCATGGGAGTTCCTTCAATGGCAATATGAGAAGGCCTTGGAGCTATTGGAATCTGCCCCTAATCAAATACATTCATACAATGAAGTTGCAGAAGAATTGCAACATTTTCAAGTGCTCCTGCAAAGATTTATAGAGGATGAGCATTTTCAAGGGgcaagggtcgaaaactacgtTAAAAATCGATGTGCTATGCATAAACTTCTACAAGTTCCAGTAATCAGAGAGGACAAATCGGAGGAAGGAAAGAAAGAGGATGCAATTACCACTGACAGTCTTGTCGAGATGTTGAGAGAATCGATAAGGACCATTTGGCGATTCATTCGAGCTGATAAAAATGCCAACATAACCACCGCTTGTCGAAAAAGATCACTTGATGGAGATTGCTTGGATCCAGAGCTTTTAGTGGAAGTTCAAGCAGATCTTCGGAAGAAAGAGAGGAAGCTTAAAGAGCTATTGAGGAGTGAGAACCGGATCATAAAGAGATTCCAAAAGCatgaagaaggaggagaagaagaggaagacagCGGAGATCATGGTCACCATAACTTCTTTTCTCAAGTGGACATCAGATTAGTTTCAAGGGTTTTGAACATGTCAACTATAACACAAGAGCAACTAGTGTGGTGTCAAAGTAAGTTGAGCGAGATACACTTTGTGAAGCGCAAGATTCATGTAGATCCCTCTTTCTTGTTGTTTCCATGTTAA